The Nocardia vinacea genome contains the following window.
CACCGACGCGCGCGGAACCGGCAGACGGCGCAGCAATTCGGTGATCACGTCCTCGCCGCGGATCCGGCGCACCCACATCTCGGGCCGCAAGGTGATCCGGTGCGCCATGGCCGGAACGGCGAGCGCCTTGACGTCTTCCGGAATCACATAGTCGCGCCCGAGCAGCAGCGCACGGGCCCGCGACATCTGCACCAGATCCAGTTCGGCGCGTGGACTCGCACCCACCTCGACCTGCGCATGCGCACGCGTCGCACCCGCCAGCGCGACCACATAGCTGACCACATCCGGATGCACCGTGACGAATTCGACGGACTGCCGCATCTCCAACAGGCCGTTCGCATCCACCACCTGAACCACCTGTGGTGTCGCCGAACCGCGCTCCAAGCGGCGGCGGATCATCTGGCGTTCGTCGTTCTCGGACAGATAGCCCAGCCGCAGTTGCATGGCGAACCGGTCCAGCTGCGCCTCCGGCAGCGGATAGGTGCCCTCGTATTCGATCGGGTTATCGGTGGCGAGCACGACGAAAGGCTGGGGCAGTTGGAAGGTTTCGCCGTCGATGCTGACCTGGCCCTCGGCCATCGCCTCCAGCAGCGCGGCCTGGGTCTTCGGTGGGGTGCGGTTGATCTCGTCGGCCAGCAGCACATTGGTGAAGACCGGTCCGCGCCGGAAATTGAACCGGCCCGTGGACATGTCGTAGATGGTGGAGCCGAGCAGGTCGGC
Protein-coding sequences here:
- a CDS encoding MoxR family ATPase, whose translation is MTMPMDTTIQRSEAVLRELSRVIVGKRDELQLIMIAVLAGGHILIEDLPGLGKTLIARSFAAALGLDFTRVQFTPDLLPADLLGSTIYDMSTGRFNFRRGPVFTNVLLADEINRTPPKTQAALLEAMAEGQVSIDGETFQLPQPFVVLATDNPIEYEGTYPLPEAQLDRFAMQLRLGYLSENDERQMIRRRLERGSATPQVVQVVDANGLLEMRQSVEFVTVHPDVVSYVVALAGATRAHAQVEVGASPRAELDLVQMSRARALLLGRDYVIPEDVKALAVPAMAHRITLRPEMWVRRIRGEDVITELLRRLPVPRASVT